From a region of the Vicugna pacos chromosome 35, VicPac4, whole genome shotgun sequence genome:
- the FZD8 gene encoding frizzled-8 — MEWGYLLEVTSLLAALALLQRSSGAAAASAKELACQEITVPLCKGIGYNYTYMPNQFNHDTQDEAGLEVHQFWPLVEIQCSPDLKFFLCSMYTPICLEDYKKPLPPCRSVCERAKAGCAPLMRQYGFAWPDRMRCDRLPEQGNPDTLCMDYNRTDLTTAAPSPPRRPPPPPPPGEQPPSGSGHGRPPGARPPSRGRGGGGDAAAPPARGGGGGKARPPGGGAAPCEPGCQCRAPMVSVSSERHPLYNRVKTGQIANCALPCHNPFFSQDERAFTVFWIGLWSVLCFVSTFATVSTFLIDMERFKYPERPIIFLSACYLFVSVGYLVRLVAGHEKVACSGGAGPAGGAGGASGAAAAGAGAAGAGAGGPGGRGEYEELGAVEQHVRYETTGPALCTVVFLLVYFFGMASSIWWVILSLTWFLAAGMKWGNEAIAGYSQYFHLAAWLVPSVKSIAVLALSSVDGDPVAGICYVGNQSLDNLRGFVLAPLVIYLFIGTMFLLAGFVSLFRIRSVIKQQGGPTKTHKLEKLMIRLGLFTVLYTVPAAVVVACLFYEQHNRPRWEATHNCPCLRDLQPDQARRPDYAVFMLKYFMCLVVGITSGVWVWSGKTLESWRALCTRCCWASKGAGAAGAAGGGPGGGGAGPGGGGGPGGGAGSLYSDVSTGLTWRSGTASSVSYPKQMPLSQV; from the coding sequence ATGGAGTGGGGTTACCTGTTGGAAGTGACCTCGTTGCTGGCCGCCCTGGCGCTGCTGCAGCGCTCTAGCGGCGCGGCGGCCGCCTCAGCTAAGGAGCTGGCGTGCCAGGAGATCACCGTGCCGCTGTGCAAGGGCATCGGCTACAACTACACCTACATGCCCAACCAGTTCAACCACGACACGCAGGACGAGGCGGGCCTGGAGGTGCACCAGTTCTGGCCGCTGGTGGAGATCCAGTGCTCGCCCGACCTCAAGTTCTTCCTATGCAGCATGTACACGCCCATCTGCCTGGAGGACTACAAGaagcccctgcctccctgccgGTCGGTGTGCGAGCGCGCCAAGGCCGGCTGCGCGCCCCTCATGCGGCAGTACGGCTTCGCCTGGCCCGACCGCATGCGCTGCGACCGGCTGCCCGAGCAGGGCAACCCCGACACGTTGTGCATGGACTACAACCGCACGGACCTCACCACGGCCGCGCCCAGCCCgccgcgccgcccgccgccgccgccgccgcccggcgaGCAGCCACCCTCCGGCAGCGGCCACGGTCGCCCGCCCGGGGCCAGGCCCCCATCCCGCGGccggggcggcggcggggacgCGGCTGCACCCCcagcgcgcggcggcggcggcgggaagGCGCGGCCCCCTGGCGGCGGCGCGGCGCCCTGCGAGCCGGGCTGCCAGTGCCGCGCGCCCATGGTGAGTGTGTCCAGCGAGCGGCACCCTCTCTACAACCGCGTCAAGACCGGCCAGATCGCCAACTGCGCGCTGCCCTGCCACAATCCGTTTTTCAGCCAGGACGAGCGCGCCTTCACTGTTTTCTGGATCGGCCTGTGGTCGGTGCTCTGCTTCGTGTCCACCTTCGCCACCGTGTCCACCTTCCTCATCGACATGGAGCGCTTCAAGTACCCCGAGCGGCCCATCATCTTCCTCTCGGCCTGCTACCTCTTCGTGTCCGTCGGCTACCTGGTGCGCCTGGTGGCGGGCCACGAGAAGGTGGCGTGCAGCGGTGGCGCGGGGcccgcgggcggggcggggggcgcgagcggcgcggcggcggcgggcgcgggcgcAGCGGGCGCGGGCGCAGGTGGCCCGGGTGGGCGCGGCGAGTACGAGGAGCTGGGCGCAGTCGAGCAGCACGTGCGCTACGAGACCACCGGGCCGGCGCTGTGCACCGTGGTCTTCCTGCTCGTCTACTTCTTTGGCATGGCCAGCTCCATCTGGTGGGTGATCCTGTCGCTCACGTGGTTCCTGGCGGCGGGCATGAAGTGGGGTAACGAAGCCATCGCCGGCTACTCGCAGTACTTCCACCTGGCCGCGTGGCTCGTGCCCAGCGTCAAGTCCATCGCCGTGTTGGCGCTCAGCTCGGTGGACGGCGACCCAGTGGCGGGCATCTGCTACGTGGGCAACCAGAGTCTGGACAACCTGCGCGGCTTCGTGCTGGCGCCGCTGGTCATCTACCTCTTCATCGGCACCATGTTCCTGCTGGCTGGCTTCGTGTCTCTCTTCCGCATCCGCTCGGTCATCAAGCAGCAGGGCGGCCCCACCAAGACGCACAAGCTGGAGAAGCTCATGATCCGCCTGGGCCTCTTCACCGTGCTCTACACCGTGCCCGCTGCCGTCGTGGTCGCTTGCCTCTTCTACGAGCAGCACAACCGCCCGCGCTGGGAGGCCACGCACAACTGCCCGTGCCTGCGGGACCTGCAGCCGGACCAGGCGCGCCGGCCCGACTACGCTGTCTTCATGCTCAAGTACttcatgtgcctggtggtggGCATCACCTCCGGCGTGTGGGTCTGGTCGGGCAAGACGCTCGAGTCGTGGCGCGCGCTGTGCACCCGCTGCTGCTGGGCCAGCAAAGGCGCGGGCGCGGCGGGCGCGGCGGGGGGCGGCCCGGGGGGCGGCGGTGCGGggcccggcgggggcggggggccgggCGGCGGAGCGGGCTCCCTCTACAGCGACGTCAGCACCGGCTTGACGTGGCGGTCGGGCACGGCCAGCTCCGTATCGTATCCAAAGCAGATGCCCTTGTCCCAGGTCTga
- the GJD4 gene encoding gap junction delta-4 protein, whose amino-acid sequence MDRPDLLGFLAITLSCNVTVVGKIWLVFMVLLRMVVLVLAGSPVYQDEQERFVCNTLQPGCANVCYDIFSPVSHLRFWLLHSVSVLLPSAVFSVYVLHKGAELAARGPRGPDGVPGDHHAPELTPGARHWLLVPDFSSGYLVHLCLRTLTEAAFGALHYLLFGFLVPKRFSCTHPPCTSVVDCYVSRPTEKSILMLFVWAACALSFLLSVADLVCSARWKTRGRPGRATRRPWPVAGDAALEGHRDGVAEGRGARARPGPRTEGQGAHSPAGMPAARGRLELPGEDESDALSSASDQLPVPRPREAAAAGREERPGPPRAPLPGPGRSEWV is encoded by the coding sequence GGAAGATCTGGCTGGTCTTCATGGTACTGTTGAGGATGGTGGTGCTGGTCCTGGCTGGGTCACCCGTTTACCAGGATGAGCAGGAGAGGTTTGTATGCAACACTCTGCAGCCGGGATGCGCCAACGTCTGCTACGACATCTTCTCCCCCGTATCCCACCTGCGGTTCTGGCTGCTCCACAGCGTGTCTGTCCTCCTCCCCTCCGCGGTCTTCAGTGTCTACGTGCTGCACAAAGGAGCCGAGCTGGCAGCGCGTGGACCCCGTGGGCCGGATGGTGTCCCCGGGGACCACCACGCCCCTGAGCTGACCCCTGGGGCCAGGCACTGGCTACTGGTGCCGGACTTCTCTTCCGGCTACCTGGTCCACCTCTGCCTGCGGACCCTGACGGAGGCAGCTTTCGGTGCCCTGCATTACCTCCTCTTTGGATTCTTGGTCCCCAAGAGATTCTCATGCACGCACCCTCCGTGCACCAGCGTGGTGGACTGTTACGTCTCTCGGCCCACAGAGAAGTCCATCCTGATGCTCTTCGTCTGGGCGGCCTGCGCGCTGTCCTTCCTGCTCAGTGTTGCCGACCTGGTCTGCAGCGCACGCTGGAAGACCCGCGGGCGACCCGGCCGGGCCACGAGGAGGCCGTGGCCGGTGGCCGGGGACGCAGCGCTGGAGGGACACCGGGACGGGGTAGCCGAGGGGCGAGGGGCGCGTGCTCGCCCGGGGCCGCGGACGGAAGGACAGGGCGCGCACAGCCCCGCAGGGATGCCCGCCGCGCGGGGGCGCCTGGAGCTGCCGGGGGAGGACGAGAGTGACGCGCTGTCCTCGGCCAGCGACCAGCTGCCGGTGCCCAGACCCAGAGAGGCGGCCGCCGCCGGGCGGGAGGAGCGGCCCGGCCCGCCGCGCGCCCCGCTCCCGGGTCCGGGCAGGTCCGAGTGGGTGTGA